A window from Pseudobutyrivibrio ruminis HUN009 encodes these proteins:
- a CDS encoding S-ribosylhomocysteine lyase, translated as MEKIKSFTINHNVLTPGFYISRVDDGDIITYDLRTRKPNAGDYMDNATMHSVEHMIATYMRNSEIADHVIYFGPMGCQTGFYLVIKGVDPKKTFEVVKKVFKQTVDHEGDVFGKSAIECGHYENLDIQLAKTECQRYLDVLNSWSNMEFTYPD; from the coding sequence ATGGAAAAAATTAAAAGCTTTACAATTAACCATAATGTACTTACTCCAGGATTCTACATTTCACGTGTAGATGATGGAGATATAATCACATACGATTTACGTACTCGTAAGCCAAACGCAGGTGATTATATGGATAATGCGACTATGCATTCGGTAGAGCATATGATTGCAACATATATGCGTAACTCAGAAATCGCAGACCATGTAATTTACTTTGGACCTATGGGATGCCAGACTGGATTCTACCTTGTGATCAAGGGCGTAGATCCTAAAAAGACATTCGAGGTAGTAAAGAAAGTATTCAAACAGACAGTAGACCACGAAGGAGATGTATTCGGAAAGAGCGCAATTGAGTGTGGACACTATGAGAACCTGGATATCCAGCTCGCTAAAACAGAGTGCCAGCGTTACTTGGACGTTCTTAATTCATGGTCAAATATGGAATTCACTTATCCAGATTAA